From the Gymnogyps californianus isolate 813 chromosome 2, ASM1813914v2, whole genome shotgun sequence genome, one window contains:
- the DCSTAMP gene encoding dendritic cell-specific transmembrane protein translates to MQTFVSVAQNAWGIFISERKPGWKYLMQLFAVCSAVGFLSSFLLFLGMHFSLAHQPLGPLLISGFIWISLSIALSCFKHLRCFSVLFLLSCGLQNGRNALITAGTGVVVAGNVQNIFHNLKILADSITCHLEYEQFALIKYYVEAVKWIYEAAKLSTELSKDIVFLRHEFTPSYSISDEALKQELNDTKQEIQRVANQISFMLTILPYIGQKVLPIVGIFLASFGTGLFIKKFVGSHSAKFKNTYITKQFIAFDEYQKQQQRPCLLPLNRKERKVYVTIPSFCLTRKDRKNMQYFFLPVIINLCIWLLFAAVDYLFYWLIISVNKHLQEVPDLEIQLSLFQQRNENSFIIGMREHIAKTDPFKISLFKHECIPQPELALSTTWIQLGVIIFFLIIFGLFSGLLTQLKILVSTSFYPDTEMKRIHYLHAKLLKKRSKLQKKTGKNVFARTVNFWFPILKAREAVRKKERSVANDNMV, encoded by the exons atgcaaacatttgtcTCAGTAGCCCAGAATGCATGGGGAATTTTTATATCCGAAAGGAAGCCTGGCTGGAAGTATCTGATGCAGCTTTTTGCAGTTTGCTCTGCAGTTGGCTTCCTCTCAAGCTTTCTCTTATTCCTTGGCATGCACTTCTCCTTGGCACACCAGCCTTTGGGTCCCTTACTGATTTCTGGATTCATTTGGATCTCACTTTCTATCGCGCTGTCCTGTTTCAAGCACCTGCGCTGTTTTAGTGTCCTGTTCCTTCTTTCTTGCGGACTGCAAAATGGCAGGAATGCTCTTATTACTGCTGGCACAGGTGTCGTGGTGGCCGGCAAcgtccaaaatatttttcacaacCTAAAGATTCTGGCAGACAGTATAACCTGTCATTTAGAGTATGAGCAATTTGCCTTGATAAAATATTATGTTGAGGCAGTAAAATGGATTTACGAGGCAGCCAAGCTTTCCACTGAACTATCTAAAGATATAGTGTTCCTAAGGCATGAATTCACACCATCTTATTCAATTTCAGATGAGGCATTAAAACAAGAGCTAAATGACACAAAGCAAGAAATCCAGAGAGTTGCTAACCAGATATCTTTTATGCTGACGATACTGCCCTATATAGGCCAGAAAGTATTGCCTATAGTGGGGATTTTTCTAGCTTCTTTTGGAACTGGCCTCTTTATCAAAAAATTTGTGGGCTCTCACAGTGCCAAATTTAAGAATACTTATATCACAAAACAGTTCATTGCATTTGATGAGTAccaaaagcaacagcaaagacCCTGTCTTCTGCCACttaacagaaaagagagaaaagtttaTGTAACAATCCCATCTTTCTGCCTCacaaggaaggacagaaaaaacatgcagtatttttttctccctgtaatTATTAATCTTTGCATCTGGCTTCTGTTTGCTGCAGtagattatttgttttattggttaattatttctgtgaataaacATCTCCAAGAAGTACCGGATCTAGAGATTCAACTCAGCCTCTTTCAGCAA AGGAATGAGAACAGCTTTATCATTGGTATGAGAGAGCATATTGCAAAGACTGATCCTTTCAAGATCTCTTTGTTCAAGCATGAGTGCATCCCTCAGCCAGAGCTCGCTCTCTCCACGACATGGATCCAGCTTGGAGTCATCATCTTCTTCTTAATCATTTTTGGTTTATTCTCTGGCCTCCTGACCCAGCTTAAAATACTCGTGTCAACTTCATTTTATCCTGACACTGAGATGAAACGGATACAttatttgcatgcaaaattaCTCAAGAAAAGATCAAAGCtacaaaagaaaactggaaagaatgTGTTTGCTAGAACG